A region from the Posidoniimonas polymericola genome encodes:
- a CDS encoding ExeA family protein has product MTMPAATEADQERAFPAYACAERYFASSIAEQARRGVDACVRRGDGPALVIGAPGMGKTMLLEVLASGFEERFGVARLTGSQVCTRRALLQAVLFGLDLPYREREEGELRLSLIESLQDAEAFPNGVAVLVDEAQLLTPRLLEELRVLSNLTRRGEPIVRLVLLGGPALEETFASPELESFNQRIGARAYLSTLTYEETREYVRSHVAAVGADPDEVFTGEGLDAVFHATDGVPRLVSQICDRALRAAVTNSRDQVDAQVVQQAWSDLHQLPAPWTPAEPRRSVATQVAVETSASVVEFGDLAELSDELPHEPLREPIAESPAFPEARIDEQAAVEQATSRQPVWNADEALGIAEPVERAIMAASSPEVADDPFGEEFQEEEIVIDRFSGLEMVFQASTPIVTNTLDPKLSTIAGSFARDEQQDAEADEEYELSGTLESSDHDDPVAEPPVASAPVVSEPVVSEPDAVQPDVSKPFASERRQTQLLRLQQDEFELLDEDDDVLDETLDDTPDERLSTFSIDAPANSGDAPSDRDILVIEDDLVEIEGIKQPMARRLEYRQLFAKLRHG; this is encoded by the coding sequence ATGACCATGCCAGCCGCGACCGAAGCTGACCAAGAGCGCGCCTTCCCCGCCTACGCGTGCGCCGAACGTTACTTTGCTAGCAGCATTGCCGAGCAGGCAAGGCGCGGCGTCGACGCGTGCGTCCGCCGCGGCGACGGACCCGCGCTGGTGATCGGCGCCCCCGGCATGGGCAAGACCATGCTGCTGGAGGTGCTGGCGAGCGGCTTCGAGGAGCGGTTCGGCGTTGCGAGGCTGACCGGCTCGCAGGTCTGCACCCGCCGGGCGCTGCTGCAGGCGGTGCTGTTTGGTCTCGACCTGCCTTACCGCGAACGCGAAGAGGGCGAGCTGCGGTTGTCGTTGATCGAGTCGCTGCAGGACGCCGAGGCGTTCCCCAACGGCGTTGCGGTGCTCGTCGACGAGGCGCAGCTGCTGACGCCGCGTCTGCTCGAGGAGCTGCGGGTGCTGTCGAACCTGACCCGCCGCGGCGAGCCGATCGTGCGTCTGGTGCTGCTCGGCGGGCCGGCGCTCGAGGAGACCTTCGCCAGCCCCGAGCTCGAGTCGTTCAACCAGCGGATCGGCGCCCGGGCGTACCTCAGCACACTCACCTACGAAGAGACCCGCGAGTACGTCCGGAGTCACGTGGCCGCCGTCGGCGCCGACCCGGACGAGGTCTTCACCGGTGAGGGGCTCGACGCCGTGTTCCACGCCACCGACGGCGTGCCGCGGTTGGTCAGCCAGATCTGCGACCGGGCGTTGCGGGCGGCGGTGACCAACTCCCGCGACCAAGTCGACGCCCAGGTCGTGCAGCAGGCGTGGTCGGACCTGCACCAGCTGCCGGCTCCGTGGACGCCGGCCGAGCCGCGTCGGTCGGTCGCGACGCAGGTCGCCGTCGAGACCTCGGCAAGTGTTGTCGAGTTTGGCGACCTCGCCGAGCTTTCCGACGAGCTTCCACACGAGCCGCTCCGGGAGCCAATCGCCGAGTCTCCCGCCTTCCCCGAGGCGCGGATCGACGAGCAGGCGGCCGTCGAGCAGGCGACAAGCCGCCAGCCGGTCTGGAACGCCGACGAAGCGCTGGGGATTGCCGAGCCGGTTGAGCGGGCGATCATGGCCGCGTCGTCTCCGGAGGTAGCGGACGACCCGTTCGGAGAAGAGTTCCAGGAGGAGGAGATCGTGATCGACCGCTTCTCCGGCCTGGAGATGGTGTTCCAGGCTTCGACGCCGATAGTAACGAACACGCTCGACCCGAAGCTCAGCACGATCGCCGGTTCGTTCGCCCGCGACGAGCAGCAAGACGCCGAGGCCGACGAAGAGTACGAGTTGAGCGGCACGCTAGAGTCGTCGGACCACGACGATCCGGTCGCCGAGCCGCCAGTTGCCAGTGCGCCCGTTGTCAGCGAGCCAGTTGTCAGTGAGCCAGACGCCGTACAACCAGATGTTTCTAAGCCATTCGCTTCTGAGCGGCGTCAGACACAACTGCTCCGCCTGCAGCAGGACGAGTTCGAGCTGCTGGACGAAGACGACGACGTGCTCGACGAGACTCTCGACGACACGCCGGACGAGCGGCTGTCAACGTTCTCGATCGACGCCCCCGCGAACAGCGGTGACGCTCCGTCCGATCGCGACATTCTGGTGATCGAGGACGACCTGGTTGAGATCGAGGGGATCAAGCAGCCGATGGCGCGTCGGCTCGAGTACCGCCAGCTCTTCGCCAAGCTGCGGCATGGATAG
- a CDS encoding SDR family oxidoreductase, with amino-acid sequence MTTYLVTGGAGFIGSHIATALVERGDKVRVLDNLCSGFEANLVHLGSDCELIKGDAGDPQAVAKAIEGADVVFHEAALASVPASVRDPLASHAACATATVNVLDAARKAGVKRVVFAASSAAYGDQPCSSKREDDPHDPLSPYAAAKIASEYYCKAFTKSFGLETACLRYFNVYGPRQDPKSEYSAVIPIFVSKLLAGERPTIYGDGEQSRDFVFVRDVVQANLLAAERPEAVGQVFNVGTGRRFTLLQLMAALNKLLGTEVEPIFADARAGDVRESLADITRARTLLGYEPGFSLEEGLRQSVEYYKSIA; translated from the coding sequence ATGACAACCTACCTGGTCACCGGCGGCGCCGGCTTCATTGGCTCGCACATTGCCACCGCACTAGTCGAGCGGGGCGATAAGGTCCGTGTGCTCGACAACCTCTGCTCCGGTTTCGAGGCGAATCTCGTGCACCTCGGTTCCGACTGCGAGCTCATCAAGGGCGACGCGGGCGATCCTCAGGCGGTCGCCAAGGCCATTGAGGGCGCCGACGTCGTGTTCCACGAGGCGGCGCTCGCCTCGGTGCCGGCCAGTGTGCGAGACCCGCTCGCCTCGCACGCGGCCTGCGCGACCGCCACCGTCAACGTGCTCGACGCCGCCCGCAAGGCGGGAGTCAAGCGGGTAGTGTTCGCCGCGTCCAGCGCCGCGTACGGCGATCAGCCCTGCTCAAGCAAGCGCGAGGACGACCCGCACGACCCGCTCTCGCCCTACGCGGCGGCAAAGATCGCCAGCGAGTACTACTGCAAGGCGTTCACCAAGTCGTTCGGACTGGAGACCGCCTGCCTCCGCTACTTCAATGTCTACGGCCCGCGGCAGGACCCCAAGAGCGAGTACTCGGCCGTGATCCCGATCTTCGTCAGCAAGCTGCTGGCCGGCGAACGCCCCACCATCTACGGCGACGGCGAGCAGTCCCGCGACTTTGTTTTCGTGCGGGACGTCGTGCAGGCGAACCTGCTGGCGGCCGAACGCCCGGAGGCAGTCGGTCAGGTGTTCAACGTCGGTACCGGGCGGCGGTTCACGCTGCTGCAGCTGATGGCGGCCCTCAACAAGTTGTTGGGGACCGAGGTCGAGCCAATCTTCGCCGACGCCCGCGCCGGCGACGTCCGCGAGAGCCTGGCCGACATCACCCGCGCCCGCACGCTGCTGGGCTACGAGCCTGGCTTCAGCCTGGAAGAAGGCCTGCGGCAGTCGGTCGAGTACTACAAGTCGATCGCGTAG
- a CDS encoding RDD family protein — protein MSVRSKCPGCGASLKISLAHAGKKGKCPGCGKTLKMPSEEQLRQMMARQSSKSGMAVGSTSAVAAAPAKPSPPPQSPAQPPADDLFDDLGSSNFDEDDFDFPDPPAAGTQETVNPYASPLAEYKAELSASNKLVYAGFMSRWGAAIVDGLVLLAISWAIGFSMAFAAAIAGMTQTESGLAVVQLAIQVVAQVAGLLYFALMESSASQATYGKRMAGIKVTDVNGHPISFGRAVARYLAKIVSTLTLMIGYLMAAFTPKKQALHDMMVGTLVVKA, from the coding sequence ATGAGTGTTCGCTCTAAGTGCCCTGGTTGTGGCGCGTCGCTGAAGATCTCGCTCGCCCACGCCGGTAAAAAGGGTAAGTGCCCCGGCTGCGGCAAGACTCTTAAAATGCCGAGCGAAGAGCAGCTGCGGCAGATGATGGCCCGGCAGTCCAGCAAGTCGGGCATGGCGGTCGGCAGCACCTCGGCGGTCGCTGCGGCCCCAGCCAAGCCGAGTCCGCCGCCCCAATCTCCGGCCCAGCCTCCGGCCGACGACCTGTTCGACGATCTCGGTTCGAGCAATTTCGACGAGGACGACTTCGACTTCCCGGACCCGCCCGCGGCGGGGACCCAGGAGACGGTGAACCCGTACGCGTCGCCGTTGGCGGAGTACAAGGCAGAGCTGTCGGCTTCGAATAAGCTGGTTTACGCTGGCTTCATGTCGCGTTGGGGCGCCGCCATCGTCGACGGTCTGGTCCTGCTGGCAATCTCGTGGGCAATTGGGTTTTCGATGGCGTTCGCAGCTGCAATTGCCGGGATGACGCAGACCGAGAGCGGTTTGGCTGTGGTTCAGCTGGCGATCCAGGTCGTCGCCCAGGTGGCGGGCCTGCTCTACTTTGCGTTGATGGAGTCCTCAGCCTCGCAAGCGACTTACGGGAAGCGGATGGCCGGCATCAAGGTGACCGACGTCAATGGACACCCGATTTCGTTCGGTCGTGCTGTGGCTCGTTATCTGGCCAAGATCGTCTCAACGCTTACGCTGATGATCGGGTACCTAATGGCGGCGTTCACGCCGAAGAAGCAGGCCCTGCACGACATGATGGTGGGCACGCTTGTTGTGAAGGCGTAG
- a CDS encoding polyprenol monophosphomannose synthase, protein MATPKTLIAIATYNERENLPGLIDAIHEHAPHADVLVVDDNSPDGTGDWVDKYAAGNPWLACLHRAGKLGLGSASYDAFRHAIAGGYEVVATLDADWSHPPDRLPAVLAGVEHADVSIGSRYVPGGGIEGWPLRRRVTSWVLNAVASRALRLPVKDCSGAFRAYRVAKLREVDFDNVLTLGYAYLEELLWRLRRQGATFAETPFTFRDRVAGASKINLSEARAALRVIAVLGWREWTSRGHS, encoded by the coding sequence ATGGCGACCCCCAAAACCCTGATCGCGATTGCTACCTACAACGAGCGCGAGAACCTGCCCGGGCTGATCGACGCGATCCACGAGCACGCGCCGCACGCCGACGTGCTGGTGGTGGACGACAACTCGCCCGACGGCACCGGCGACTGGGTCGACAAGTACGCGGCCGGCAACCCGTGGCTCGCCTGCCTGCACCGGGCGGGCAAGCTGGGGCTCGGCTCCGCCAGCTACGACGCCTTCCGCCACGCGATCGCCGGCGGCTACGAAGTCGTTGCGACGCTCGACGCCGACTGGAGCCACCCCCCCGACCGGCTCCCCGCGGTCCTTGCGGGCGTCGAGCACGCCGACGTGTCGATCGGCTCGAGGTACGTCCCGGGCGGCGGAATCGAAGGCTGGCCGCTGCGGCGGCGGGTAACCAGCTGGGTGCTGAACGCCGTGGCGAGCCGCGCCCTGCGGCTCCCGGTCAAGGACTGCAGCGGGGCCTTCCGTGCCTACCGCGTGGCGAAGCTCCGCGAGGTCGACTTCGATAACGTGCTAACGCTCGGCTACGCATATCTTGAGGAGCTGCTGTGGCGGCTCCGCCGGCAGGGCGCCACCTTTGCCGAGACCCCCTTCACCTTCCGCGACCGCGTCGCTGGGGCCTCGAAGATCAACCTGAGCGAAGCGCGGGCGGCCCTCCGCGTGATTGCCGTACTGGGGTGGCGCGAGTGGACCTCGCGGGGCCACTCCTAG